GTAGGCGGTGATGATCTCCTGCACGAGCGGATGGCGTACCACGTCGCGCTCGGTGAAGCCGATGAAGCGGATGCCCGGGATGTTGCGCAGGATCGCCGCCGCCTCCTTGAGCCCCGAGGCCTTGCCCGCGGGGAGGTCGATCTGCGTCACGTCGCCCGTCACCACGG
The nucleotide sequence above comes from Deltaproteobacteria bacterium. Encoded proteins:
- a CDS encoding PhoH family protein, translated to VVTGDVTQIDLPAGKASGLKEAAAILRNIPGIRFIGFTERDVVRHPLVQEIITAYDRAGQ